The genomic stretch ATATGGAAACACATACCAATTCGAGATTGCAACGCCCGTATGTGTCCTCTGTTTGGTCCACGAGGCTGTCGTGTAGTTGTTGTAACACAGGTCACACCTGAGTCCTAGCAGACACCACATGAAGGCTGGCCCCTGTCACAACGAAGTTTGCGTCTGCAGCACTCATCGCAGGCTAAGCCAGCTTGTTGGCGGCGTGGCGCACTAGTGGCTGGGCTCTTGGGAGTTGGCGACATGTTCCTGCAGAGTAACTTCTTCAGTCTTGAGTGATCACGATCTTCAACTTTGACCTGGAGTTATATACTGGAGCATCAACCCGTAGATAAGTACCTATTCCCTCAAGCCACAAAGAATGTTCGCGAGCGTAGCCTCCCACCGGGCGTTCTTACCCCGGCTCTTCTCCCACCTTAGTCTGACTATCACACTCGTGAACGCGCATACTAACGTGTCATTATCGGTTGTACTACGACGCAGGAGGCGAATCTGCAGCGCTCTCCCTGACTCCAAGGCTAGAAGGCTGATACTCTGGTCCCCTGGCACTACTAAGCTTCATGCATGGAGGCAGTGTGGGCCCGACCCTGGTGCGCCCACTCCCGCCAGGTTCTACCGAAGCTTACCCACTCCAGCTGGAGGGGAATGTAGGGTACCCTCCCCGCTCGGGAGTATACGTAGCGTGAACATGTCTTCGGCAGATAATGGTGCGTGCAAAGGTCAGGCCTGGGTAGTAACCATGCCACGCTACCTTCCCGATGTCACAGGCCCAGACGGTTTGGTCTGGCAGGCATAAGCGAGACCCAAAAGCCCATAAAATCTGGATGGCCCTATTAGAAAACGTGAATGGTCCGCTCGGACCTGGAAATACTCCGCGGCGGGTGAGGCTTATACCACATGCAACGGCCAGCTAGCTAGCGCCAATCTCCAATTAGGTACCTGTTGTGTACTAGGAAGGAACATCCTTGGAAGAATTACGCTGTCTGCGGCTTCATGAGGAGGCTGCTTATGCGGTAGGCGGCTGAGCATCTGGCCGTTATTCGTGGGATGATTTATCGAATTACTCGCATCTTACATCTGGATCTGTTGTGCTAATCCCCTGTATATGCATGTAAGTATGTAAGCAAAGATCCAATACCTAGGTTCTCAAGTAACCAGCTACCTGGTTTGAAGGAATTCCAAGAGGTTGCCACTACTTGCCTGGGCTGGCACGAAGTATCGGCAGTTGAGAGTGCTCCAATGTGTAGGCTAGTACTGGCTGCAAGTGTCCTGCACACCCCACTCAGAACTGCGGACTGGTCTCATGGCCTGACTCCACCTGTAGACGTCAACTTATCAAAAAGGATGTCGATTCATAAACGCTGTTTCAGTCGGCCCCAAACCCGATACAAGGCCGATTATCTGCAGAACAAGGTCGATCCAGGACCAGTCGTATGTTCAGTGATTCCAAGATGGTTAGACCTGATCAGCGGCTTTTCCCGGCCCGGCATATCCTTGGAATAATACGAATACGACTGACGTGACTTGCATTGTGCGTACGGCCCACGCGCCTTCGCTCCTTGGCCTTAAAGGCTTAATTGCTGCTCGCGCTCGGGAGCAAACGCTTTCCGAGATACTAACGGGATGGAAATAGTGGGTGCAGCGGGAGTTGCAGGCTCGTACCTATGCTTACGACCCACAGGACCCTTGCCCTCGGACATGGCCTTTGAAAATGCCGTGAACTGGTAGGATAGATGGCTGGGCCTAAAGCACAACTCTAGGAAGTGCGGCGAGACATGTACATCCAAACCCAAGTCTCCAGGTAACGAGGCTGCGTGTAGAATGGGGCGGAGGCACGCCATGGGATCGGACTTTATTAGGGAGATCGTAGGTGCTGAGAACTTTACTTGAGATCCAGGAGCTCGTATCTGCTAAACATTCAGGCTCTACAGTACCAGTAAGTACTTGCAGCTGCGCTAATTTTGATGGACCCCGAAATTCAATTCAATTCAATTCAAGAAATATTGTTGGGACTTTGCGTTGATAGTTTGGAGGCCAAGGCGCACAGCTGACACATAATAGGGCCGAGACGTATCGCGGGGTAGTGGTTTGTTGTAGTTAAAGTCGAGGTGGTGGTACGTGGAGGTCGACCCTGGGGCGGTTCAGACTGGATGAGCACACCTCGACTGACATGCCCACGTAAACAACACGGTCGCGTGACGAATTAGCACGTGATAAAATCATCATGCAGATGCGCTGCTGTCGGCACAAAAAGGATTGGTAGTCATGTTTTAGGTGGTACGTTTGCTACAATCAAAGTTTAAGTAAGGGGAAACTGGAGCGAGTTTACCTGGTAGACTATGCATGGTCGTTGACATGGAGATGGAAGATTGATTGATGGTGAGTTTTCAATTTTCACATGATTGCACGTGATAGTCGGCATACACGCTCGTCAAACGCCGACGGGTCCGAGCTTTGGACAAGGTGGACAATCTTGGAAGTAAACGGCAGCGACAACGTCACAAAGTAGGAGAAGCATTTGGCGAGCTGTGTCCATTGCTCATGACAAGCTTTGGCTGCCACGTCCATCAACCAGCACATCCATCGTGTAGTATAACACCATACTGGAGGCCACATTGAGACACAAATTCGATACATCTGCTTTCCTCTGTTCCCAATCTTTCTTTGATCTTTGTTATGCGGGTGTAAAAGGCGATCATTCGGATAGGCACGCGCGTTCGCATGCTGGCCGTTGCCGGCATGAGCAACATCAAGTCGCGGCTGCACAAGGTCCGTTCCAAGCTGCTCAGGAGAGGAAGCTCAGCGTCGACGGCGACGCGCTCCTTGACATCCTCTGCGGGCAGCGAGAGGCATCCACAAGCCCTGGTGGCCAGCTCGCTACGCAAGAGCGTCTCGTTGCAGAAGCTGGCCGAGGCGGGCGCGCCCGAAGCCGCCGAGAATACAGCAACTAACGGGCATACACCCACCAGCACTGCCGACGAGCCTCTTGTATGCCCAGAGTTGACTTTGGAGGAGCCTACGCCTGTTCCCGCTGTTCTCGAATATAGCAACCCTCAGCAACAGACGTCGTCGCTCTCGCTGTTGGCTCCAGGAAGCGACACGATCGACGCATCTGCTACGCCTTCGGAATCGACATCCACATCCCCATCACCACTGCCACTGCCACTGCCACTACCATCACCTTCGATTTCGCCTGCGCCTGCGTTGCCACCTGCTCTGCTGAGTCCGACTGTCCAGCCCAGCGCCCAAATGTTGCACCGTAAGATTTGGGTCAAGCGGCCCAATGCCTCGGCCACGCTCGTGCAGATCCGTGAGGACGACCTTGTCGACGATGTGCGTGAGATGATTCTCCGAAAGTATGCAAACTCCCTGGGCCGGAGCTTCGACTCGCCCGACGTCACTCTGCGCATTGTGCCGCGCGACGCGCAACGTGGAGGGGAGCGCACCCTGGGGCCTGAGGAGGACATGTGCAGGACACTCGACCTCTACTTCCCTGGTGGTCAGACTGTCACAGAGGCTCTTATCATCGACGTGCCCCAACGAAGGACGCCAAAACCATCACCGCGCGTCCCAATGTACTATGCGCACCACGAGGATGGCTTACATCAACAGACGGAATACTTTCCACCCATGCCTGTTATCGCGCCCTCCCCAGCTACCCTGGGCTCAAGCCAGCAGCACGACGCCCGCATGCCCCTCCCCCACGCTTCGCACTCTATCGCTGTGCTCAACACCGGACAGCTGCCTGCCCTGCCTTCACCTGGAGGCACAAGACGGGGACCACTCCATGCACATCGGCCGAAATACCCTAGGACCCATACTGCCTCGCCCACTACCCTCGGCGGCGGCATTCCCTCCTCCGCCACGTCCGCCCGTCCCCCTAACCGTCCGCGCCATGACTCCACGGCATCTGACGCGAAGAACTCGGCTGCCTCGAATAACCCGATACCCACACCTCCCGCCACTGCCGACCTCATCACACACCAGCCAGCCCTCCATGAGTCAACTCCGCCGACCCCGCGTATCTCGTCGCCTCAgccgaagaagaagcgcaagaaGGCTCCACTCGACGCACCCAGCTTGCCTGCTGGATTGCTCGATGGGtcagtaccacctatcaaCGTGCTCATTGTGGAGGACAACATTATCAACCTGCGAGTTTTGGGGGCTTTTATGCAGCGTCTCAAAGTCCGCTGGCAGCGTGCAATGAACGGAAAGGAGGCCGTGACGAAGTGGAAGGCTGGTGGTTTCCACTTGGTACTCATGGACATTCAGCTGCCCGTCATGAACGGTCTCGAGGCAACAAAGGAAATTAGGAGATTGGAGCGTGTCAACAGTATCGGCGTCTTCAGCAGTGGGAGCAGCGAAGCGCCAAACAACAGACTCGGCCAGGATGCCAAGGGGAAAGACGAGCTAGTTGCGGACGACCGGCTTGGTGACAAGGGTATGTTCAAGAGCCCTGTCATTATTGTCGCCCTCACTGCCAGTTCGCTGCAAAGTGATAGGCATGAGGCGTTGGCGGCTGGCTGCAACGATTTCTTGACAAAGGTAAGAACGTTAGACTTCTTTCCGATTAGCTTTCACTGACACAACATAGCCCGTCAACTTCGTCTGGCTCGAGCGCAAAGTCAAAGAATGGGGATGCATGCAAGCCCTGATCGATTTCGACGGCTGGCGCAAGTGGAAAGATTTCGCCGACAAGTCTGAGAACAATGATACCACATCGAAGCTTTCCGGCAGCTATGCGAGCATCGCCCCAAACAAGAAGCCCGTCACCCCAAGTCCAACACTTTCGGCCGCTCCACCGGATACAAATGGTACGAGCAAGGATGCGGAAGCTGAAAGGAAAAGTAAGCGCAAGAGTCTCGTCCCGCCTCCGATGCTGCAGGAAGAGGCCGAGACACCGCCAGTTGAAAGCGGAAGCGGAGATGAGTAAGCTCCGTTCCAAATTCACATTTCTTCGGTCCGCATACGTTCTGGAACCTCCTGTCGAGTCAAAGGTTCTAGCCTTACTTTCTGCTGTCTTCTTTGCCATACATTGCACGACTCTCCTCGCCTATCAAATATCAAAAGTCACTCGGTTGTAAATTGACATAACACCATTTTGCATGGCCCTCGTGTTTTCCATGGGTCTTTTTCTTTAGTTTCGCCAATATTTTGTGTCTActtcttgttgttgttgttgttgttgttgttgttgttgttgttgttgttgttgttgttgttgttggcgTTTTTCATTGGTCACGGACGTACCTGCTATACAATTGTCTTTTAGACAGACCTCACTACACACCTTTCCTATGTAATCTGCTTCTGGCTTAGAAAAGGGACGCTGGACACTCGTTTTACCGTACACAATATGATCGCCTCGGGGCGAGAGGCTTGGTTTTGATATTGCGACTGGTAAGGCTGGCGCCGGGAATAAAGTAGCTTTTGGTTGTAATGTTAATCGTGTGAGACTGTACTTCTATGCATCGCTGTTGGTGACTATTGATAAGCTTGTGTCAGAACCCTGTCTGTTGCCGGGTCAACGGTTTGCCCTCGCTTAGACTTTCCACCGTGGACCAGTGCAAAGCGACCCTGGCAGGTCCAGCCAGACCCCCAACCCACCGTCAACAGCCATATCATTCGCTCAACCGCCTGACATGCCACCAAAAATTGTATACGGAAAGAAGAGAACTGGCGAGCGACCTGCCTATACAAAGTTTCTGTCGCCCGAGAAGGATGTTGCGCACAAAGTCGTGGGGAGCCAAAATGTGGCTAGCATCACAACAAATGATTGGCGGGATCAGCTCTTGACGGCAGCAGAGTCAACAGAACAGCAGAAGCAGAAAGACGATGAGATCTCGGCGTTGGAGAAGGGGTTTGAGGGTTTACGAGTGGAGCAACCAAGGAATTCGCCAATAGTGCGCATCACAAAGAAACAATACAACCCGCTGAAAACGCCAGCTACCGATGGAGACACGACAAAAGAGAATGCGATTCCAATCTATGATGCTCTGGAGGAAAGCATGCGAGCTTTGGAGATCAAGGCTCCGACAGAGGAGGACCCCGCCATGCTAAAGAAGCCAAGAAAACCGCGTAAAGTTTTGAGCGATCGGAACATCAATGTTTTGAACGAGACGCATGGTCAGGTTCAGTCTGTTCCGAAGAAAAAGAAGGAGAAAAAGCGAATTGTCCCTATCGCAGTGGATGCAGCTGCCGAGGTCCCAAGAAACGAGGAAACACCAATACGTCCCAGATCGAAGCAACGAAGACCACAGTTACCCACCCCGGAACCAACGCCTGAGCCTGAAACCATTTACTCCGCCTATGCGTCTCCTCTCCTAGCTCTCAGCGATAGAAAGAGGATTGTGGGCTTCCAAGACTGGCTAGGCGAACTAGAACCGCATTTCGAAATCACAAAGATTGCAGAAGCGTCCTTTTCAGAGGTATACCGTCTATCCGCCACATCTTCCACGAACGGTGTCACAGAAGAATCAGTACTCAAAGTCGTGGCCCTGAAGACACCCCCAGAATTCCCCTTTCCATGCCAACTACACACCCGCGCGGTTCGCGATCGCGAAGCGCAGATGGAAAAGGAGATGGCGCAACGAGAAGAGGAGGACCAGTGGAAATCGCACGTCGAGGATGTAGTTTCAGAGGTTAGGCTCCTCCAGAACCTAACTCACATACCCGGTTTCACCGTTTTTCGCGACCTCACCATCGTCCAAGGTAGACCGTCAACGTCCTTCAACGACGCCTGGAAGGAGTGGAATAAATCTCGCCCTCGCGGCAAGAAAAGCGAGTTTCCGGACCCCAGCAAAAAGGCGAGCTACGACGATAACCAACTCTGGGCTGTCGTTGAAATGCAAGATGCGGGCACTGATTGCGAGAAGATGATGGAAAACGGTGGGTTGAGCTCGATATGGGAGGTCTGGGACGTATTTTGGGGTGTAGCAATTAGCCTAGGCAAAGCAGAAGAAGCATGTCGGTTCGAACATCGCGACCTCCATCTCGGCAACATCTGCGTGCGGTCCTCACGTACAGACGGAGACGTATTACAGCCCCCCGTCCGCGACCCCTTACGGCGGAAATTCCGCTTTACGGGCCTCGAAACTACAGTTATTGATTACACGTTATCCCGCGCTGACATCGTGCCCTCGCTCTCCCGGGACGACGTCGATCTATCACACATCTCGAGCACTACGGCTGGCAACGAGGACGAAGACGATGTCGTTGTCGATGTCGCATACCTGGATTTAGACAAGGATCCTGCGCTCTTCCAGGGCGATGCGAGTGAAGAGTATCAATACGAGATTTACCGGTATATGCGCGGCGCGGCTTTATTCGATAACCCGCTACAAGCTGAAACATCACATCCACAAGAAGtcgaggaagaagaagaaccACAGATCCCAATAACGCCACGTCGCTCACCGAGGAAAAACACACATATCCGCTTTGATTCCATCCCCGACACTTTACCCGAGACACTCCGCCGTTCACCGAGAAAACACTCCGAGCGCCACCCCTCATCGTCCAGCCGAAACGTGACAAAAGTTGTAGACGAACATGTCTGGAGACAATTCCATCCTAAAACAAACTTAGTATGGTTGCACTTTCTCTTGCATAAACTGCTCAACCACCTGTCCGTCTCGCCGGATAGCTTGTCGACGCATCAGGCGCCTCAGGAGGGCGAGGACGTACAGAAGGTAAAGAAGAAGGCGCTTAGGTTACAAAAGGTGTTGAAGCGGGTGAGCGAGTTGCTTTGTCCGGTTGCGCTGGGTAGGAGGGAGGGCTTGGGTAGTGTCAAGGAGTTGGTTGTGTTGGCGTTGGAGGAGAGgtgggttagggttggggATGTTGAGGGGTGATGTTGTGGCATTGTTTGGCGTTGTTAGGAGAGGCATGGTATGGTGATTAGAACCGCATCGCTGTACGTGTAAAATTGGAGTAAGAATTATCTTGTTCTATGAATATGCTGAAGTCTTGTAAATCGCTGGAAATCGTGAACGGTGCGCTGAGCGGATATGTGTATATCGTGTGTCACAACAGGACAGATATTAGAAAAGTCTATAACTCGAGCTCGCTGAAGGGAGATCGTATCTACTTGTTACGGCGGAACGCAGCGAAAGGAGGGAAGAAGTATGCGGGGTGGAAGACGGTAAGGATCGTGCATGCGATAGCCAGCATCCTGATTCAACGAATTAGTAACCGAATCAAAGCTTCCAGGCGGTTTGCGATGAACTTACATGCCATCTAGCAATAAAAACTCCGTCTCATTCCGCATCAGCGCATTTCCCCAGCCCCCTGCCATCTCCGGCAGACGATAAATGCAACGAACCAGCACCGTGGTAAACGCCAAAAAGATCAACCAACCAAACAACTTGACCCTTCTTAACCCGGCAGCTCCTGTTTCCTTGTCGACTTCGTATCTGCTCTTCTCGCCCACTGTCTTGTTCAATTTGTTCGCCCTGCGATACCTGAAAATGTACACCAACACTAATAGCCCACACACGGCCATGGTAACAACTTGAAACGCGATACCAGCGACGATCAACTTGTTGCCTCCATCGATGAGTTTCTTA from Pyrenophora tritici-repentis strain M4 chromosome 1, whole genome shotgun sequence encodes the following:
- a CDS encoding CheY, CheY receiver yields the protein MLHRKIWVKRPNASATLVQIREDDLVDDVREMILRKYANSLGRSFDSPDVTLRIVPRDAQRGGERTLGPEEDMCRTLDLYFPGGQTVTEALIIDVPQRRTPKPSPRVPMYYAHHEDGLHQQTEYFPPMPVIAPSPATLGSSQQHDARMPLPHASHSIAVLNTGQLPALPSPGGTRRGPLHAHRPKYPRTHTASPTTLGGGIPSSATSARPPNRPRHDSTASDAKNSAASNNPIPTPPATADLITHQPALHESTPPTPRISSPQPKKKRKKAPLDAPSLPAGLLDGSVPPINVLIVEDNIINLRVLGAFMQRLKVRWQRAMNGKEAVTKWKAGGFHLVLMDIQLPVMNGLEATKEIRRLERVNSIGVFSSGSSEAPNNRLGQDAKGKDELVADDRLGDKGMFKSPVIIVALTASSLQSDRHEALAAGCNDFLTKPVNFVWLERKVKEWGCMQALIDFDGWRKWKDFADKSENNDTTSKLSGSYASIAPNKKPVTPSPTLSAAPPDTNGTSKDAEAERKSKRKSLVPPPMLQEEAETPPVESGSGDE
- a CDS encoding ALK1, Serine-threonine kinase haspin family, coding for MPPKIVYGKKRTGERPAYTKFLSPEKDVAHKVVGSQNVASITTNDWRDQLLTAAESTEQQKQKDDEISALEKGFEGLRVEQPRNSPIVRITKKQYNPLKTPATDGDTTKENAIPIYDALEESMRALEIKAPTEEDPAMLKKPRKPRKVLSDRNINVLNETHGQVQSVPKKKKEKKRIVPIAVDAAAEVPRNEETPIRPRSKQRRPQLPTPEPTPEPETIYSAYASPLLALSDRKRIVGFQDWLGELEPHFEITKIAEASFSEVYRLSATSSTNGVTEESVLKVVALKTPPEFPFPCQLHTRAVRDREAQMEKEMAQREEEDQWKSHVEDVVSEVRLLQNLTHIPGFTVFRDLTIVQGRPSTSFNDAWKEWNKSRPRGKKSEFPDPSKKASYDDNQLWAVVEMQDAGTDCEKMMENGGLSSIWEVWDVFWGVAISLGKAEEACRFEHRDLHLGNICVRSSHKDPALFQGDASEEYQYEIYRYMRGAALFDNPLQAETSHPQEVEEEEEPQIPITPRRSPRKNTHIRFDSIPDTLPETLRRSPRKHSERHPSSSSRNVTKVVDEHVWRQFHPKTNLVWLHFLLHKLLNHLSVSPDSLSTHQAPQEGEDVQKVKKKALRLQKVLKRVSELLCPVALGRREGLGSVKELVVLALEERWVRVGDVEG